The DNA segment TATGAACCGTTCTAATACTCGATCATAGAGAACAAACCAACCTTCCGGCCCTATTCCCGGTTCCTCATATTGGGGGTAATAATTTATGTCAAAATCTTTGGTTTTCCAATATCCATCCCAATAACCGATCTTTAAGGGCATTCTATGTATGGAAAATATGTTTTGACACAGATTAGCAGGTGAATTCAGTAAATTATGATCCATATTTGAAGTGTCATGAATATTGATATCTAATTTGGCAAAATTCACACTATCAGGAACCGTTCCATAATATAGCTGTTTAAGTGCTCCAGAAGAATAATGTATTTTATTAATAGCTCCATACCAGGTAAGAGAGGTATCAGCAACAAAATATTCAAAATATAATGGCGGAAGACAGTCGCTCTTGTCTCCGGAGAATGTGACTATACTGTCCAAAAGCAATTTTTTAAAGGTCGAGTCCCGATTGGAATTCAAATAACTGTATTTAAATACCACTCTCGAAATGACGCTGTCGTTTGGACCCTCGAGAAACATCGAGTCGAGTTTCCTTTTGTAATAAAACTCATAATTATTTATGCCATAGTATCTTTGATAATCTGAGCGTGTCCCAAAGTAAAACAATATCTTTGATCCTATGGAAGTCTCAATTTTATTGACGTAGGATGCCTGTGTATATTTTACCTGCGATTGAATTGTATCTCCATAGGAATCCATGACCAATATACTTGCAGCGTCCTGCAAATAGGAAAATTCTATCCAGTTTTTATTTTCAATGTCCCTAATTCTCTTCAAATCCCATTGATAAGGATATTTAACTCCTTCATCAGTAACGGAATTGCCAATAAAATGTCCGTAGCGATGAATATTTCGCGTTGAATTCCAATTAGCAGTATCGGCGGTGGAATCCCCAAACTGATAGATCACTCCATTTTCCATCTTGATGATCCAGCTGATGACTGCAGTATCTCCCTGCACGACAGCGCGGTTTCTAAGGATAACCCATGGTTTTCCATCCTGGGTCATAAAGCTGTCCGCCTTTATGTGGCGCAGTTCATATGAGGTGTTGTCGAAAATTAATGTATATTTGTCGTCGTAAAGGTAGGAGGTCCCGCCATGATCTGAAATAATTGAATAGGTTCCCAAGTTAAACCCCAAACCACAAGGCGATGCTTGTGCAATTCGATTTTCCAATTTAGCTTGATTATAGGCACCCCCATCATAATCCAATGAAATTGAAAGACCAAATTCTCCTTTTCCGGTCAAAGCCATTATAGGAAAGGATTCATTATGTTGGCCAGTGTACAAATTAACTGATTCATCGGTAATTCCAGATTTCGATGGATCAGAAAAAGATGCAATTCCGCCGGGACTTACAGCTCCGGGTGAAATTTTTCCCAGTATTGGAAGGTCGCTTGCTTGAAGCAAACAAGGGAAGAGTGAAAAAACAAAAATAAGGATAAAAGCAGAATACTTGATTGATATGCACTTATGCATGGCCCTCTCCTGGAAATTTTGAAATTAATTTCTGAATAATTTAGGAGTAAATTAAATAATATGTCAAGCAATAAATATGTATAGTCCCTTTTAATTTAGCCACAGAATAAAATAATTGTGTCTATGCAAGAATCATTTGTTTCGCAAATATGGAGGACTGTTTTTCTAGCTCTGCATGATAAGCCCATTAAGGTCAATCACGAAGGCAGTCAGACACCCAGCTGCCCTACCAAATCAAACAATGGCAGATACATTGCCACCAGAATGACGGCGATTATAACTCCAAGCCCAATAATGACAATCGGTTCAATCAGGGAAGTCAAGGTAGTGATTTCGGTATCGACTTCGGATTCATAAAAATCCGCAGTTTTGGCAAACATCTCACCCAGCCGCCCGGTTGATTCGCCGGCGGCAGTCATGCGGATGACGGTCCGGGGGAATATCATTGCTTCATCGAGAGTCTCAGCCAGCGTTGCTCCATCACCCAATCTGCTTGTCATTGATTCCAGCCGGTTTTCGATGTATCTATTCCCGACAGTCCTTGATGCCACCGGAACCGCTTCAATCAAAGGAAGCCCTGAGTTGAGAAGTGTTCCCAGAGTGCGGCAAAATCGCGATGCCGCCAATTTTACGGCCAGATTCTTGAATACAGGGAGGTGAAGAACAACCCGCCCAAGAGTTTTCCTAAAATTATGTGACCTTAACAGAAAGCCAGCGGAGATCAAGAGCACAATCATGATGACTGGTATCATCCAGGCCGTTTCTCGGAGTATCTCACTTATTCCGACAACTTTTTGTGTCAGTGAGGGCAGTTCCATTCCAAAGCCGGCATACATGGAAGAGAATATCGGAATGATATAGGCCACAAGGGTAAAGACGACTATCACCGACACCAGAAGAACCAGGGCCGGATAGGCCAGGGCTGATTTAATTTTCTTATTGACTCTTTCAGATCTTTCCCGATAAGAAGCAATGCGCTCCAATGATATATCCAGTGTCCCCGACATCTCTCCGGTTTCCAGCAAAGAGAGATAGATTGAGTCGAAATAAGCGGGATGCTTTCCGAAGGCAAGATAAAGCGGCTCACCGGCCTGAACCGATGTAATAATATTATCAAATATATTGATGATGCTCTTGTCGTTGGTCTGCTCGCGGGTTGATTCCAAGGCCTCAAGGATAGTAATGCCGGACGATATCAATACCGCCATTTGCCTGGTCAGGCGGGTAATCTCAGAGCGCTTCAACCATCCAGTCAGGCCCGCAAAAATGCTGTTATCTTGAGTATGGCAGGATTCCAGAAATAGACCTTCCTCGGCCAGCTTAATTTCAAGATCTTCCGGAGTTCCGGCTTTTCTAAGACCGGTGATTTTTTCACCTGTCAGATTGCGGCCCTGATATCTATATGTGGTCATTTACTCTTTGACTTAGTATGGACAAATTTGTATCTTAATATAAATTAAAGCCTTTTTGGGCGAAAGTACTTTCTGCGTATGGGACAGTATGGAATCTAATCATAAAATTTTTGAGGCATCTCTATGCCACAAATACCTGATGGCTCCTATATTTGACGGATTGGATGTGAGTAAGGTTCTGATTTGCGAAGAGACCAATCTCAATATGCTGAGTGCCGTGAAATTCAGCCTTAACCGGGAAGTAGATTTTCTGATGACAGAAAAGGCGGCAGTAATTGCGGAAATAGAGAAATTATCAAAAATTGATCATCCTGAAAACCGAACCGAAAAAGTGGCAAACCATGATTCCCGAGGTGAAGATCGTTCTGTAATAGATTTGATTGATGATACCGTATCAGAGGCCCTGCGCCTGACAGCCTCGGATATTCATATGGAGCCATTCGAGGAAGTAATGGTCGTAAGGTATCGATTGGATGGTGTCTTGCAGCAGAAGAGAAACATCCCTAAAGACTTGATTGCTGCCGTCATATCCCGGCTGAAGATCATGTCAGGCCTGGATATTGCTGAGAAAAGGCGGCCTCAGGACGGAAGAATCAGATTTAAATTCGATAACAGGACGGTCGATATTAGAGTCTCGGTTTTGCCGACCGATTTCGGGGAAAAGATCGTTTTAAGATTATTGGATAAGACGATGCTGCGTCTGGATCTAGTCAAATTGGGATTTGCCGACAAGGATCTCCATCTATTCAAAGAGAAGATCAAACTCCCCAATGGGATAGTACTTATTACCGGCCCGACCGGTTCGGGAAAGACAACCACCCTTTATGCGGCCTTGAATTTTCTTAAGTCGCCGGGAATTAATATCACAACTATTGAGGATCCGATTGAATACAATCTGGAAGGGATAAATCAGACTCAGATAAAGCCGGAAATTGATTTAACCTTTGCCTCGGCATTGCGGGCGATTCTCCGGCAGGACCCCAATGTCATCATGGTCGGAGAGATACGCGACCGCGAAACGCTGGATAATGCGCTGCGGGCGTCACTTACGGGACATCTGGTTTTATCAACCGTTCATACCAATGATGCCATTTCTACTTTGGCGCGTCTGATTGATTTAGGGGCTGAGAATTATCTTCTGACAACAACCGTGAAACTGATTGTGGCCCAGAGGCTCATCAGGCTAATTTGCCCTCATTGCAAATCGGCGGAAATCGATGATAATGAAATAGCCGCTGCGACCGCACTGGGATTGGAGCCGGAGGGAATCAGACAGGGCCGCGGTTGTTCGCATTGTCTTAATATCGGCTATCGGGGGAGAACAGCAATTTATGAAATGCTTACTATGGACAATGAAACCGGACGTTTATTATCAGATGATTGGAGGCGATTTTTATCGGGAGGGATTCTCAAAAACCAGGGGATGACCTCGTTGCGTGAAAAAGGGCTGGCTTTGATTGAAGCTGGATTGACAACTCCCTCGGAGGTGCTTCGAGAGACTGGATAATTAACTCACAGGGATTGACATTTGACACAAATTCGCTTTTTTATAGGAAAGTCATAGGGTTGAGTCTAAGAGATGTGTAAGCACTGGCATTCATGCAATATATTAGTGTATTTTCATATTATATTTCTTGCCATAATGCCGGCGATTTCAAGATCCCAGGGTCCATTACCTCCTCTTAAATCTGACACAATAACGGCTAATGCTGATATCGACTCCCTGAATGGGGATTCATTAGCTCCAGTCAATGCCAGAATTGTCGATACCAATATTATAATTCCTTCATTGGACTTCTCGGGTGTGAACCTTGGGGATGCGCTGACGGCATTGATTCGGGCCTATCAGCTTTCGATGTATATTGATACATCGGTAACAGGCACTATATCTATGCGGATTGACAATGTGTCACTGAATGACGGCCTGCTGTTTATAATCAGGGAATATAAATTGGCCTGGGAGAGAACCGGTAATATTGTCAAGATATTCAAACCAAATATTCCCCCGCCTCCTCTGCCGCCGTTGGACATTAAATATGATAAGGGGAATATTTCGTTTGATGTTATAGGAGCAGATTTGCCGCGGTTTATCGAAACCGTAATAAATTTGACTGGGAAGAACATCATTATCGACGAAGGCGCCAGGGGATCAGTTACCGGCCATCTGGTTGATATGGAATTCGAGAAAGGGATGAAGGCGATTCTCGGTTCCAGTGGCTTCACTTTCAGCAGGATCGAAGATATTTATCATGTCGGCTATTTGGAGAAAGCCGGCGAACAGGGAAAGAAGGTCAGCCGCTATTCTGTTTCCTGCCAGGGAGATTCGGTATCGATTGATGTCAGAAACGCTCCCATTGCCGATATTCTGACAACCCTCTCGGATGAATGCCACTTGAGCATAATAGTCTATGGCAAAATCGAGGGGACCATCACCGCCAATTACAAAAATCAACCATTATCCGAAGTCCTTGGTTTTATATTGAGAGGGACACCCTACAGCTTTAAGCAGGATGGCAATATTTATTTTGTCGGCGACAAAAATTCTGAAAATCTCTTTACGTCAAAATTAATCAGGCTGAAGCATATCAGTAATGTCAATATACAGGACTTGATTCCGGCGACTCTGGCCAAGCAGGTTTCGGTAAAGGCGGTGCTGGAGCAAAATGGCATAATAATAACCGGACCTTCCACCTCAATCCTGGAGGTAGAACGATTTCTGAAAGAAATTGATGTGCCTCCGGCTCAGGTGCTGTTTGATGCCGTCGTGGTTGATTACAATCTCACCAATATCAAGGATTTCAACCTGACCGCCAATAATACCGGGCTGAAAACCACTTTGCCCGACCATGTATATTATCCCAATATTGACTACAGTGCCACCGGGGATAATCTGAATGTTCATCTTAACGATATTTCGGATTTCCTGAATATCAGTAATATCGGGCACTTATCCGGTGATTTTTATATGAGACTCCAAATAATGGAACAGGATGGCATCGCCAATATCCGATCCCGGCCTCAGATTGCGGCGCTGAACGGACATGCCGCGTCAATCAAAATCGGGACCTCTCAATATTACTTGTTGGAAAGCAAAACCATTTATCCTTCGGATCAGACCAATGTCTCGACCCAGACCTCTCAGAGGTTCGAGGTTATTGACGCTGATATGAGTCTTGAAGTAACCCCCTGGGTGACAGAGTCAGGTGAGATAATTGTCGATATCAAGCCGGAATTCAATACTCCGGCTTCGGTGCTGAATCCTGATGTGCCTCCGACCATAAGCCGCCGGGTTTTGAAATCAACAGTTCGGCTGCGGGACGGGGAGACTATAGTATTGGGCGGGATGATCCAGAATCAGGATAATACTACCATTAAGAAATTCCCTCTTTTGGGAGACTTGCCGCTGATTGGATGGATTTTTCAGAATCGTCACAGCAACCGGGTCAAATCTGAATTAATGGTCTATTTGACACCCCATATTTATTACGGGTCAGAAGGTTCGATCGACATCAAGAAGATCCTTAAGCAAAAGGAGTAATCTCGGGGTCAAACAATGCAAAAGGTATTAACCGGCATCTGGTTAAAAAAGACCGGGAGAATTTTTGCCGAATATTTGACTCCCTCGCAATGGTATATATTTCTGAATGATTCCGTGATTTATTTCTTTTCTATCAGACGAAGCAGATTCCATTGCCTTATCAGCACTGTTTCCGATGGCAACACAGATACAAAAGACCTGATTTTGAATTTTGCACAAAGGCTAAAGGTCGTCAATTTCGGCCAACCGGTTACCCTTTTGATCGGCGGCTCCTTCAATTTCTTCGAAATTGAAATTTCGGAGCGAATGACTGCTGTCCACCCGGCCAAGGCTTTTCCGTGGCTCGATCTTGAGAATACCGAATTCAATTTAAGGATATTGCCGGGTGAATTAAAGAACAGAATTTCCTATTCTGCGGCTGTTAAGAAGGATATAGGTGAGTTCCTATTGAATGAAGTGAAAGGATCTGGGGTCGATATCGAGGAATTTCTGCCGGTTTCATATTTGATTCTGCGTCAGTGGCTTAAATCGGGAACGAAGGAGAATGTTGCTGTCAGGCTGCCCGGAGAAGCCATTTATCTGTATTATGACAAATCAAATATTTCCATTATTGAGAAAGCCTGTGATGATGAATCAACGAGAATTACTGACTGGCGGAAGTCCACATCCAATATTGAATCTGCGGGAAATAAATTTGATATTCCCCAAAAGCAATATCTCTTAAGTATCGATGGCAAAAAGCCCAAAAACGAAAATGTTGAGAATGTGGCCGCACTGCTAAAGGACCGGATTATTGATTTTAAGGGAAAACGAGGGTTCTTCAGTCTTGGCCCGAAAAAGGATGCCATTGATAATCTAATTCCTGCGATGAATATCCTGCGTATCCTTGGACTATTTGTGGCAGGTGCTGCCCTGATACTGCTGGCTTTCTGGGGAGCTTTAAGACTTTCCGCGGGGAATAATGATATTCCGCTGACCAGATATTATGACCAGAATGCCCAAAAAAACAGCCTCTTATCTGAAATTGACTCCCTGACGGGCAAATTGAAGAATGCTTCTCGAGGTGAACAGTCCGCTACTTCATTCGCCGGAGCGATTTCCGCTTTTTGTCAGACTAAACCATCCGGCCTTTATTTATCTGATCTGACGGTTTCCGGAGATAAGGACGAACCCTGGCAGGCAATGGCCCAGGGGGTCAGCCAAAAGGAAAATACGGTCCTGGAATATCGTGAGAGTATTGCCAAATTTGCTGAAGGATACCCGGTCGATATCACTCTGCTTAAAAGGCTGGCCGGTCCGGCTCTAAATCCGGGAGAAGCACCCAGGATTACCTATGGATTTAGGTTAAGACTAAGGTTGTCCGCTAATGAAAAAGACTAGCCACAACTTTCTTTGGATCAAACTGGCCGTCTCACTGACGCTTTTACTTGCTGCCGTCTATTGTATTGATATGTCATTTTCAGGGATTGCCAATGCCATATCCGCTTCCAGACTATCTTCAGAAATAAGGGCCAATCCTCAATTATGGTCATCAGAGATTCAAACCCTGAAGGAACATAAAGCAGATTTGGAGAAACGCTTTAAAAAAACTGCGAATCTGATTGTGCCTGATTTACAGTCATTTTCGAAAGTTGCGGGAAAATATGGTTTAAAGCTGGTGGGTGTCAATCTGAGAGGGACATCGCCCGGAGACAAGATAGCGGAGCAGAGCTATACCCTTATATTTCAGGGGGAGCTTACCCCTCTGCTTGATGCACTCGACTTTGTGGAAAACAATATGCGTCTAAAAATAGAAAGTATCGCTCTCGGGCCTTCACAAACCCGGAGTAACAATTTGGAAATGAGTCTGCGGTTTTCCTCTTCGGAGAAAGCAATTGAAGCCGGAAAAAATTAAACGCTTGGCCTTTCTTCTCTTGTTGGCCATTGCCCTGTTCATCTGGATTCGTAATTTCAATTTCCTCGGGCAGAATGAGAATTATTTCAAGATTTTGGAAACCACGACAAAGAAGACTCATCCAGGAACCGCCAATATGAGGCGCCTTGATTATAAAAAGCCACTATTTAACCCTTTTATCAAACCGGATCCGGTCGCTTCGTCAAATACCTTGGCCAGAAACAGCAGGCAGGGTGCACCCATTGTTCCGGAACGACTCTCCCCAAAGTATGTTCTGGACGGCGTGGTTCCGGGAACCGGACATCCTCAAGCCGTCATACGCATTCTTTCGGGCGGCACCCGGTTGATTTCGGTCAAGGACACCATAGGAGTATGGAAGGTAGTTTCGATTGACCCCAATCGGGTAATATTTGCCACCGGCAAATATCGGGATACTCTGCGACTGCCCGGCAAATGAGAGTCTCATGAATAGAATTCTGGACAATTCCAAGGGTTCGGCGCTGGTGGCGGTACTGGCCGTGCTTTTCATTTTGCTGGCGACATTCTTTTCTGTTTTTGCCTTTGCTGTCAGTCGCGCTGCCTTTCTGCAAAAGAAGATTAATCTTGACCGGGCTTCCTATCTGGCTGACGCCGGCATAAATCATCTGATTTATTTACTCTCTAAAGACAGTCTGAATTACAAACAGGCCATTGAAAACGGAGTCACCAATTTCATCTCTGCGAATGAGAAATACTCTGTCACGGTAAGCCTTTCCGGCGGGTATCTGATGGCGACATCGACAGGAATTGTCGGAACCAGAAAGTTTATCCGAAAGGCACTCATAGGTCTTCAGCCGTGGAGAGATTTGAATGCC comes from the Candidatus Zixiibacteriota bacterium genome and includes:
- a CDS encoding putative Type 4 fimbrial assembly protein PilC (Evidence 3 : Putative function from multiple computational evidences) — encoded protein: MTTYRYQGRNLTGEKITGLRKAGTPEDLEIKLAEEGLFLESCHTQDNSIFAGLTGWLKRSEITRLTRQMAVLISSGITILEALESTREQTNDKSIINIFDNIITSVQAGEPLYLAFGKHPAYFDSIYLSLLETGEMSGTLDISLERIASYRERSERVNKKIKSALAYPALVLLVSVIVVFTLVAYIIPIFSSMYAGFGMELPSLTQKVVGISEILRETAWMIPVIMIVLLISAGFLLRSHNFRKTLGRVVLHLPVFKNLAVKLAASRFCRTLGTLLNSGLPLIEAVPVASRTVGNRYIENRLESMTSRLGDGATLAETLDEAMIFPRTVIRMTAAGESTGRLGEMFAKTADFYESEVDTEITTLTSLIEPIVIIGLGVIIAVILVAMYLPLFDLVGQLGV
- a CDS encoding Type II secretion system protein E (fragment), yielding MESNHKIFEASLCHKYLMAPIFDGLDVSKVLICEETNLNMLSAVKFSLNREVDFLMTEKAAVIAEIEKLSKIDHPENRTEKVANHDSRGEDRSVIDLIDDTVSEALRLTASDIHMEPFEEVMVVRYRLDGVLQQKRNIPKDLIAAVISRLKIMSGLDIAEKRRPQDGRIRFKFDNRTVDIRVSVLPTDFGEKIVLRLLDKTMLRLDLVKLGFADKDLHLFKEKIKLPNGIVLITGPTGSGKTTTLYAALNFLKSPGINITTIEDPIEYNLEGINQTQIKPEIDLTFASALRAILRQDPNVIMVGEIRDRETLDNALRASLTGHLVLSTVHTNDAISTLARLIDLGAENYLLTTTVKLIVAQRLIRLICPHCKSAEIDDNEIAAATALGLEPEGIRQGRGCSHCLNIGYRGRTAIYEMLTMDNETGRLLSDDWRRFLSGGILKNQGMTSLREKGLALIEAGLTTPSEVLRETG
- a CDS encoding hypothetical protein (Evidence 5 : Unknown function); amino-acid sequence: MTFDTNSLFYRKVIGLSLRDV
- a CDS encoding hypothetical protein (Evidence 5 : Unknown function), with amino-acid sequence MCKHWHSCNILVYFHIIFLAIMPAISRSQGPLPPLKSDTITANADIDSLNGDSLAPVNARIVDTNIIIPSLDFSGVNLGDALTALIRAYQLSMYIDTSVTGTISMRIDNVSLNDGLLFIIREYKLAWERTGNIVKIFKPNIPPPPLPPLDIKYDKGNISFDVIGADLPRFIETVINLTGKNIIIDEGARGSVTGHLVDMEFEKGMKAILGSSGFTFSRIEDIYHVGYLEKAGEQGKKVSRYSVSCQGDSVSIDVRNAPIADILTTLSDECHLSIIVYGKIEGTITANYKNQPLSEVLGFILRGTPYSFKQDGNIYFVGDKNSENLFTSKLIRLKHISNVNIQDLIPATLAKQVSVKAVLEQNGIIITGPSTSILEVERFLKEIDVPPAQVLFDAVVVDYNLTNIKDFNLTANNTGLKTTLPDHVYYPNIDYSATGDNLNVHLNDISDFLNISNIGHLSGDFYMRLQIMEQDGIANIRSRPQIAALNGHAASIKIGTSQYYLLESKTIYPSDQTNVSTQTSQRFEVIDADMSLEVTPWVTESGEIIVDIKPEFNTPASVLNPDVPPTISRRVLKSTVRLRDGETIVLGGMIQNQDNTTIKKFPLLGDLPLIGWIFQNRHSNRVKSELMVYLTPHIYYGSEGSIDIKKILKQKE
- a CDS encoding hypothetical protein (Evidence 5 : Unknown function), giving the protein MQKVLTGIWLKKTGRIFAEYLTPSQWYIFLNDSVIYFFSIRRSRFHCLISTVSDGNTDTKDLILNFAQRLKVVNFGQPVTLLIGGSFNFFEIEISERMTAVHPAKAFPWLDLENTEFNLRILPGELKNRISYSAAVKKDIGEFLLNEVKGSGVDIEEFLPVSYLILRQWLKSGTKENVAVRLPGEAIYLYYDKSNISIIEKACDDESTRITDWRKSTSNIESAGNKFDIPQKQYLLSIDGKKPKNENVENVAALLKDRIIDFKGKRGFFSLGPKKDAIDNLIPAMNILRILGLFVAGAALILLAFWGALRLSAGNNDIPLTRYYDQNAQKNSLLSEIDSLTGKLKNASRGEQSATSFAGAISAFCQTKPSGLYLSDLTVSGDKDEPWQAMAQGVSQKENTVLEYRESIAKFAEGYPVDITLLKRLAGPALNPGEAPRITYGFRLRLRLSANEKD
- a CDS encoding hypothetical protein (Evidence 5 : Unknown function), with the translated sequence MKKTSHNFLWIKLAVSLTLLLAAVYCIDMSFSGIANAISASRLSSEIRANPQLWSSEIQTLKEHKADLEKRFKKTANLIVPDLQSFSKVAGKYGLKLVGVNLRGTSPGDKIAEQSYTLIFQGELTPLLDALDFVENNMRLKIESIALGPSQTRSNNLEMSLRFSSSEKAIEAGKN
- a CDS encoding hypothetical protein (Evidence 5 : Unknown function); its protein translation is MKPEKIKRLAFLLLLAIALFIWIRNFNFLGQNENYFKILETTTKKTHPGTANMRRLDYKKPLFNPFIKPDPVASSNTLARNSRQGAPIVPERLSPKYVLDGVVPGTGHPQAVIRILSGGTRLISVKDTIGVWKVVSIDPNRVIFATGKYRDTLRLPGK